From the Leptotrichia sp. oral taxon 221 genome, one window contains:
- a CDS encoding potassium channel family protein, with protein MKIKLKRLKKNVQHNKRFRINYQIFFMFLAIYSFATSLLDLHGDISISKNPILEFIDFSIYLIFAIDYIVRFIFAKYKANFIENNIPDLISIIPYYSIFRLFRIFKIRKFAKLFRYLKLSKLYLFVKKTYKKIKKFLKLNGLIYLLMMAALGILISALIISYVEKMKYGDSLWWAFVTATTVGYGDISPRTHVGRFVAIFLMLIGVGTFGMITGTVTTYFLNKQNEFVPDDDLEKFILKSENYSDSEKKEIITFIDFLKSKREK; from the coding sequence GTGAAAATTAAATTGAAAAGATTAAAAAAAAATGTTCAGCATAATAAAAGATTTAGAATAAATTATCAGATTTTTTTTATGTTTCTCGCCATTTATAGTTTTGCAACATCACTACTTGATTTGCATGGCGATATCAGTATTTCCAAAAATCCTATTTTAGAATTTATCGATTTTTCGATTTATTTAATTTTTGCTATCGATTACATAGTTCGGTTTATTTTTGCAAAATACAAAGCTAATTTTATAGAAAATAATATTCCTGATTTAATCTCGATTATTCCATATTACTCGATTTTTAGACTATTTAGAATATTTAAAATCAGAAAATTCGCGAAACTTTTTCGATATCTAAAACTTTCTAAACTTTATTTATTCGTAAAAAAAACATACAAAAAAATCAAAAAATTCTTAAAATTGAATGGTTTGATTTATCTATTGATGATGGCTGCACTTGGAATTCTTATTTCTGCTCTTATTATTTCTTATGTAGAAAAAATGAAATATGGAGACAGTTTATGGTGGGCCTTTGTTACAGCAACAACCGTTGGATATGGAGATATTTCGCCAAGAACTCATGTTGGTAGATTTGTAGCGATTTTCCTTATGCTTATTGGTGTTGGAACTTTTGGAATGATTACAGGTACTGTCACAACCTATTTTTTAAACAAACAAAATGAATTTGTACCTGATGATGATTTAGAAAAATTTATTTTAAAATCCGAAAATTATAGCGATTCTGAAAAAAAGGAAATTATCACTTTTATAGATTTTTTAAAATCTAAACGAGAAAAATAA
- a CDS encoding Xaa-Pro peptidase family protein, with protein sequence MTKRTDKLERILNELNIDGIFLTNLYNLRYFAGFTGTTGVALVTKKGNYFFSDFRYRTQAEKQVTPMGFEFVEVTRGSLQTVGEYIEKLGLKTVGFEDKDVTFSLYQTIKGIFKADLVPVGEKLIFERMVKTNEEIETIKKAIEISDTAFSEVLKVIKEGVSEKELAGYMEYVQRKLGAEDRSFDTILASGYRSAMPHGVASDKKIQKDEFITMDFGAYYDGYVSDITRTVYYGNNITERHKEIYNTVLESQLLGINTVKAGMRSDEVDTVVRNFFTEKGLGEAFGHGLGHGIGIEIHELPYLSKMSQIELKENMIVTIEPGLYFDGWGGVRIEDDVVVKKDGCEVLNKSPKELIILEAK encoded by the coding sequence ATGACTAAAAGAACAGATAAATTAGAAAGAATATTGAATGAATTAAATATTGATGGAATTTTTTTGACAAATTTGTATAATTTGAGATATTTTGCTGGATTTACAGGAACTACTGGAGTGGCTTTGGTTACAAAAAAAGGGAACTATTTCTTCTCGGATTTTAGATATAGAACTCAAGCTGAAAAACAAGTGACACCAATGGGATTTGAATTTGTAGAAGTGACAAGAGGTTCATTGCAAACTGTTGGAGAATATATTGAAAAATTAGGATTGAAAACTGTTGGATTTGAGGATAAAGATGTGACTTTTTCTTTATATCAAACAATAAAAGGGATTTTTAAAGCTGATTTAGTACCTGTTGGAGAAAAATTAATTTTTGAGAGAATGGTTAAAACTAATGAAGAAATTGAAACTATAAAAAAGGCGATTGAAATAAGTGATACTGCATTTTCTGAAGTTTTGAAAGTGATTAAAGAAGGTGTTTCTGAAAAAGAATTGGCTGGATATATGGAATATGTTCAAAGAAAATTAGGTGCTGAAGATAGATCGTTTGATACTATTTTGGCTAGTGGGTACAGAAGTGCGATGCCACATGGTGTAGCAAGTGACAAAAAAATTCAAAAAGATGAATTTATTACAATGGATTTTGGAGCATATTATGACGGATATGTTTCTGACATCACAAGAACAGTTTATTATGGAAATAATATCACAGAAAGACACAAAGAAATCTATAACACTGTTTTAGAAAGTCAATTATTAGGAATAAATACTGTTAAAGCTGGAATGAGATCAGATGAAGTGGATACTGTTGTAAGAAACTTCTTTACAGAAAAAGGATTAGGAGAAGCATTTGGTCACGGATTAGGTCATGGAATTGGAATAGAAATTCACGAATTACCATATTTATCAAAAATGTCACAAATTGAATTGAAGGAAAATATGATTGTAACTATTGAGCCAGGACTTTATTTTGACGGATGGGGTGGAGTTAGAATCGAAGACGATGTTGTTGTGAAAAAAGATGGATGTGAAGTATTGAATAAGAGTCCAAAAGAATTGATAATTTTAGAAGCTAAATAG